DNA from Bacteroidota bacterium:
CCTGAATAATTCATAAATTTTCGTAACGAAAGGTTAAAATGTGTATCAGATTTGAACTACCACAGATTTTTATTTTTGAGTAATAGCGAGCTATTTTGATGGAATAAAAATTGAGGACGGTCAAAGATGATGTGCAGTTTGAGCTTGTGGTAGAAATATTTATGAATTATTCAGGTTAAGATAGCATTATTTTTAAGTTTTATATTATTGATGCGTCAAACTATCAACAAGATGGTTTGAAAATATGTCTCCAAATCGAAACCATTGTTATCGAAGCTCAGCAGCTTGAATTTATATTAGTCCTAAACCAACTTTTATTTCTTCTGCTCTTTCGAGGTATTGGTAAATTTCTTCTCGTTTCGGATCAATACCTTTTTCTACAGCTTCTTTGCTTCTATTATACTGATTTTTAGTAAAGTTAATAAATCTTTTGGCTCTGGTGAAAGCATCTTTCTGGTCTTGCTCCGAAAATGTTTTCAGTTCGTCTATAACTATTTGTGTGAAGTTGCCTTTGTTAGATTCCCAAAGTTCCAAAACTTCCTTTTTTTCTTTTTTTGTTAGATTATAGTCTAATTTGAAAACTCTATCAACATTTTTAATTTCATTTTTTGAAACATCATCATCAACACCTGCAATTGCAATCATTCCTGCATAAACTGCTTGTTTAAAATTAAATTCTGCCATTTTTTTAGTTTTATTAAATATATTTATTAAGTTTATTTTTATTCAAATATTTTATACATCATTAAGTATCAGTACAATTACTTATATTTATAATTGATTCAATCATGAAAATTTTGCATTATTTTTTTAAATGTAAATATATATATAAAAGTCGGAAACAAAATTTTTATTAAAAAAAAATGCTTTTTGAAGTGTGAAAATTTCATCATTTCAAATTTTGTTTTCAATTTTAAATGAAACTCAGTTCTGTCCATTTATATTTTTTTTGATTTCCATCTTTACAGAAAATTGTCTGTTTTAATAAAAATATACTGGAAAATGTTAGAATTTATGTATTAGCAAGAATTAGGCAAAAAAAAGGAAAGGGATTTTTATCTCTTTCCTTTTTTCTAAAATTTGACTTGTTGAATTATGGAGCTAAATTTGGCAAATATGGATAAATTGCTGGATTTAGGTAATGTGCACAAACATTTGGAGTGAAACTTGAATGCTGTTCAATGTAAAAGTGAGAACAAGCTCTGTATCCTGTTTTTGGTTTATACCAATCTGCAAAATTTGCACCATTGCTTTCTACCCAATCAATAAATTTGAGATGCCCGAGGTTCATTTCAAGAACATTTACTGTTGAATCAACCACATCATTTACATTGATAGGACATCCTGACTCAATTGTATAATCAAAGTATGAACCTACATTTATTCCCCAGGCAAATTGTTTCCTGGAGTCCTGTAATCGTCATCCGGAGTGCTACATGTACCTAAAACTGTGGTGGCATAATCTGGCAAGTGTATTTCTAAACAACGACCAAAGGATGTAAAATTCTAAATAATAAAAGGATTCCTATTAGTAAGATTCAAATCGGTAGTTAAAACTCTTGAAACAAAATCAATATTATTAGTGAATAGTTACAAAATACTTTATACAAATAATTTTCTTTTATTTCAATTTTAATAATCAAAGTGTAAATTTTAAATTATTTTTGTAACTTTTTGTAAAAACTTTAACTATGGATAACTTTAGCTTTAGCTATATCGACATAATTATTCTTGTACCCTTGCTATGGGGCGCATATAAAGGGATAAAAAAAGGTTTAATTATTGAAGCTGCAAGTTTGGCTGCATTACTAATTGGAGTATATGGGGCCTCGATTTTTTCTTCATTGACCAAAGGAATTTTGACAAATACCTTCAATTTTCATTCGGAATATATGAGTATAATTTCGTTTGGAATTACTTTTATTTTGATTGTATTTGTGGTTCATCTTATTGCTAAGGCTATTGACAGATTGGTTAGTGCCGTATCTCTGGGTTTTTTCAATAGAATTGCAGGATTGATTTTTGGTGTTGCGAAATTTGCTTTTTTTATCAGTATAATAATTGCTATTTTCAACAAATTCGATAAAGATTCAAAAATTATTAAACCCGAATTGAAAGAAAAATCTTTTCTTTATGAACCAATTTCGTCTTTAGCTCCTATGATTTTTCCTTATTTGAATTTTGACAATGGTAAATCTGAAAAATCTGTTGAAAAGGAAATTTGATATTTGTTCTTTAAGGGACTTCTAAAAATGCAAATTTCTTCGTTGTTTCAAAATTTCAAAATCCTCATTTACATTAGTAAACTACGGTTTTGAAATTTCTTACGCCTTGAAATTTACTATTTATAGAAGCCCCCCTTTAGAATAAACTTTCCAATTTCAAAAAAATGGAAAAATAATTTCTTATAATTATAAATATATCAGCAGAAATAAACTCGTGTAAATTAATTTGAAAATTTATAACTGTTAGCATTCTTTCCAATCGCCATTTTCTTTTATCAATGCAATGAGTTCTTCAACTGCATTTTCTTCAGGAATATTTTTTTTCACAACCATATGCTCTTTATACAAAGATATTTTGCCTTTTTGGGTACCAACGTATCCGTAGTCTGCATCGGCCATTTCGCCTGGTCCGTTCACAATGCAGCCCATCACTCCAATTTTTAAGCCTTTAAGATGCCCTGCTTTATTGCGAATTTTTGCAGTAGCAGTTTGTAAATCAAAAAGTGTACGCCCGCAAGAAGGGCAAGAAATGTATTCTGTTTTTGTAGTTCTGACTCGGCAAGCTTGCAATATTCCAAAGGAAAATGAATTAATTTTTTCAGGATTGGTATCAGAGTTTTCTTCAATTTTGTTTTGAATGAAAATTCCATCTCCAAATCCGTCAATAAATAGTGCACCTATGTCAGCCGAACTTTTCAGCAATAGCGATTCGAAAGAATTCTCTGAATAAGAGCGATTAATTATTACCGGAATTGGGATGTCTCTTATTTTTAATTCATTGAAAAAAGCGCGTTGGTCGGCAATGCCATTCGTGTTAGTCGTTTGGAGAATAAAAACACTTGTTTTATCCTTTGAGAAATCCTCAAATACTATTTCTGAAAAATCGGAATATTTAAGTTTGACAAAATTTATTTTTGCAGATTTTATTTTTGCCTTGGTAAATTCATCTAAATCGTAAATCGGAAAATAATTTTCATTTTTTTCAAAGGAAGAAAGCCAATGTTTATACGAACAGATGATTTTCAAATTTTCAGGGAGCGTAAAACCTACCTTATTTATATCAATAAAAACATATTCAGCAGCAAAATCATTTTTTGTCCATTGGTTTCTATTTTTATCAAAAAAATATCCAATTTTTTGAAAATCCGATTGTTCGATTTTTATTGAACTAAAATCGGCAAGCACAACTGGCACGTTTTTATTGCCGATATTCTCAATATTTCTACTTAATCTTTTTTGATATTCGTAGGGATTGTATGCTATTTTCGAAATTGGTTTTATGGATTCGTGATTTTTTAAATTTTGAAAATTATCTCGCAATTTTTTCGCAACCGGAATTTCTCTTTCAGGGTCTTCGGTGAGCGATATTCTTATAGTAGCACCTATTCCATCGTTAAGTAAAGTTCCAATTCCGATGGCAGATTTTATCCTACCATCTTCGCCTTCGCCAGCTTCTGTAACTCCAAGATGGAGCGGATAATTCATTCCTTCTGCTTGCATTTGGCTCACTAACAAACGATTCGCCTGAACCATAATTTGTGTGTTGCTGGCTTTCATTGAAATCACGATATTATGAAAATCCGTGTCCCGACAAATTCGTAAAAATTCCATCGTAGATTCTACCATTCCTTTTGGGGTGTCGCCATATTTGCTTAAAATCCTGTCGGATAAAGAGCCATGATTTGTCCCAATGCGAATGGCTGTATTATTTTCTTTGCAAACTTTCAGTAATGGCAATAGGTTTTGATGAATTTTTTCTATTTCAAGTTTATATTCATCGTCTGTAAAATCTAATTTTTTAAAGTTTTTCTTATCAACATAATTTCCAGGATTTATCCTGACTTTATCGACATTTTTTGCAGCAACTAATGCTGCTTTCGGATTAAAATGAATATCGGCAATCAAAGGATTTGTGTATCCTTTTTTGCGTAGTTCAGATTTAATAATTGCCAAATTATCAGCTTCTTTCACTCCTTGAGCAGTGATTCTAACGAAATCGGCACCTTCATTAAATATTTTTATAGTTTGCTGAACTGTCGCTTCTGTATCCATAGTATTTGTGTTTGTCATCGACTGAACACTGACAGGATTATCTCCGCCAATTTCTTTTTGTCCAATTTTTACAATTGAAGATTTTGAGCGGGAAAATTCAGTAATACTATTACAATAATTGTTTTTTAGAGTTGAGTTCATTAGCCTGTAATAACGAAATTGCAAATAATCAATAAAAAATCACTAATCCTTCACTCTCCCAAAAGCAAGAGTTCTAAGCATCCATTTTGGCAGAGCTTTTTCAGGGTTTCTTTTTCTTAAATTTAAATACCAGCCCAATTTTTTCAGGATAGGGATTTTATGGGTTTCAACGAATTCTATCAAAGTGCCATCCGGATCTTCTATGTAGGAAAACTGTCCGGCAGCCTCGCCCATATCAAAACTGTTGCTCGAATCGACTGTGAATTCAAATCCCTTCGAGGCACATTCTTTTTTAATATCCTCAATCCCATTTACATCGAAACATAAATGTATGAATCCTAAATCTCCCCAAAATCTATTTTCAAAGATTTTTCGGGCTTCGTAATCTATTGCTTGAATAAGTTCTATGCTTGTTGCACCCAACAATTCGCTAAATGCGCCTTGTCGTTTTTTGCTATGGCTTAATAAAATGCGCCGAAATTTTTTGTTTCCACCTGGCAAATTTGCAAAGTCAGGAAACACTCCAATCTCGTCGTAAATAATATTGTCGTATTCTAAAATATCGACATACAATTTTTTAGCTTTTTCGATATCTGAAACTCCAATAATTGCTCCTGAACAACCACCTGTGAAATGCTTCGATTTTGAAAACCAATCTTTCGATTCTTCTATTTGAAAAATATTACCTAGAAAATCCCGCAAATAAAAAACTCGTTCTCCTGCCGGATTGATTTCAATTTTGCCAATTATTTCGAGCTTTTGTTGACTAAATTTTTCAAAAGCAATAGAAATATTTCTGGTTTTTATTTTTGCAACATAAATTCCTAAATCTCCGGTTTGTACTTCAAAATCAGGAGCTTCTGCTTTTCGTTTTGTGTATTGCCAAATTTCAAATCCACCACCGCCATTTATATTCATAGCTAAAACTGCATGTCTTTCCTGTGGCTCTCCTCCAGTGTATGGAAGCATTAGGCCGGCAGTTGCAGCTTCGTCAAAAATAGGTATATCCATTCCGAAGGCTTTTCTATACCATTTCCATGTTTTATAAACATCGGGGTTTCCAATGCCAATTTGCTGTATTCCACTTATTATTTTCATTTTACTTTTTGCTGTTATTTATTTTGATAAAAATATTAGAAATTATAAATTGGGAAAAATCTTCTGTAATTTAAAGATTCTTTCAATAAATAATTAAAATTTTCAAAGTAATATTCTTGAATCATAATTCACCTTAAAACTATCGAAATGAAATTTGTAATTCATAATTACTAATTCATAACTCTCTATGTTGATTTAACTTTCAAAGCAATTTTTTCAAATATGGCTGGGAAAAATCTTCGTATATGAACTAATAAAACTTCTTTGCCTCCAATATTTACTTCTTTTTTGTTTTTTTTGATTGCATCAATTATTTGTTGTGCACATAATTCCACCGGAATTCCGTGTTTTTGACCGCCGTCCATTTTTCCATATGGTTTCCCATTGCCCGAGAGTGCATTTTTTGAGATATTTGTTTGCACACGCCCAGGTATCGCAATTGTAACTTTAATATTTTTCTTTTTTAGTTCGAGCCTGGCAGTTTCATAAAATCCATGAAGGGCATGTTTCGATGCAGAATATGCCGAGCGTAGTGGAAATCCAAATTTCCCAACTATGCTACTAATTGCAACAATATGCCCGCTTTTTTGTTTTATCATAGTAGGTAAAACGCTTTTAGTGAGGGTAATGGAAGAGAAAAAATTCACTTCCATTAATTTTCGGTCGTTTTCGATAGGTGTTTCTTCAATATACGATCTCTGGCTCATGCCACCGTTGTTTATCAGCAAATCTATTCTCCCAAACTTTTTTATTAACGAATTTGTAAGCTCATCAATATTTTTTGTGTCAAGTAGATCGAAAGCTGCAATAAATATATTATCTGCATTTTCTGCACAATTATTTTTTACTCTTTCCAATTCGTTTTCCCGGCGTGCCGAAATTATTATTTTAGCTTTTTCTTTGCTAAATAAATATGTTAAAGCCTCGCCAATTCCGGACGAAGCTCCTGTTATCCAAACTATTTTTCCAGTGTAATTCATTATTCTTGCAAAAGTAATTTTTCAAATTAGATATTTTGAAACTTATGGAAAATATTTTGTTGTACTGGTTTAAATATTAGAAAAATGGAATTACTTTGTGAATCATTTATCTTATTAATAATTCTGCAAATTTTGTGAATAAATATAAAATCATAACCAGCGATGATGGTTCAAATACAATTTTTCTGCCTGAGTATAATGAAAGCTACCATTCAACTTTTGGTGCAATTCAAGAATCGATGCATGTTTTCATAAAATCAGGTTTTTTAGAGATAGAGAAGCAAGAAATTTCTGTGTTTGAGCTTGGTTTTGGGACAGGTTTAAATACCCTATTAACATTTATTGAGGCTGAAAAACTTGGGAAAAGTATTGATTATCATGCAATTGAATTGTTTCCTCTAAAAAAAGAATTGGTTAAACAACTTAACTATTGCAAATTGTTAAGTCAAGAATGCGACCAAATTTTCAATAAAATACATGAAGTTGCTTGGAACCAAAGCGTAGCTATTTCTGACAATTTTAGTTTAACAAAAATAATAGCAAATTTCGAGAATTTTGAGTTTGCCGAAAAAATTGATCTTTTTTATTTCGATGCTTTTGCACCGGAA
Protein-coding regions in this window:
- a CDS encoding VOC family protein; this encodes MKIISGIQQIGIGNPDVYKTWKWYRKAFGMDIPIFDEAATAGLMLPYTGGEPQERHAVLAMNINGGGGFEIWQYTKRKAEAPDFEVQTGDLGIYVAKIKTRNISIAFEKFSQQKLEIIGKIEINPAGERVFYLRDFLGNIFQIEESKDWFSKSKHFTGGCSGAIIGVSDIEKAKKLYVDILEYDNIIYDEIGVFPDFANLPGGNKKFRRILLSHSKKRQGAFSELLGATSIELIQAIDYEARKIFENRFWGDLGFIHLCFDVNGIEDIKKECASKGFEFTVDSSNSFDMGEAAGQFSYIEDPDGTLIEFVETHKIPILKKLGWYLNLRKRNPEKALPKWMLRTLAFGRVKD
- a CDS encoding CvpA family protein: MDNFSFSYIDIIILVPLLWGAYKGIKKGLIIEAASLAALLIGVYGASIFSSLTKGILTNTFNFHSEYMSIISFGITFILIVFVVHLIAKAIDRLVSAVSLGFFNRIAGLIFGVAKFAFFISIIIAIFNKFDKDSKIIKPELKEKSFLYEPISSLAPMIFPYLNFDNGKSEKSVEKEI
- a CDS encoding SDR family oxidoreductase is translated as MNYTGKIVWITGASSGIGEALTYLFSKEKAKIIISARRENELERVKNNCAENADNIFIAAFDLLDTKNIDELTNSLIKKFGRIDLLINNGGMSQRSYIEETPIENDRKLMEVNFFSSITLTKSVLPTMIKQKSGHIVAISSIVGKFGFPLRSAYSASKHALHGFYETARLELKKKNIKVTIAIPGRVQTNISKNALSGNGKPYGKMDGGQKHGIPVELCAQQIIDAIKKNKKEVNIGGKEVLLVHIRRFFPAIFEKIALKVKST
- the ispG gene encoding (E)-4-hydroxy-3-methylbut-2-enyl-diphosphate synthase translates to MNSTLKNNYCNSITEFSRSKSSIVKIGQKEIGGDNPVSVQSMTNTNTMDTEATVQQTIKIFNEGADFVRITAQGVKEADNLAIIKSELRKKGYTNPLIADIHFNPKAALVAAKNVDKVRINPGNYVDKKNFKKLDFTDDEYKLEIEKIHQNLLPLLKVCKENNTAIRIGTNHGSLSDRILSKYGDTPKGMVESTMEFLRICRDTDFHNIVISMKASNTQIMVQANRLLVSQMQAEGMNYPLHLGVTEAGEGEDGRIKSAIGIGTLLNDGIGATIRISLTEDPEREIPVAKKLRDNFQNLKNHESIKPISKIAYNPYEYQKRLSRNIENIGNKNVPVVLADFSSIKIEQSDFQKIGYFFDKNRNQWTKNDFAAEYVFIDINKVGFTLPENLKIICSYKHWLSSFEKNENYFPIYDLDEFTKAKIKSAKINFVKLKYSDFSEIVFEDFSKDKTSVFILQTTNTNGIADQRAFFNELKIRDIPIPVIINRSYSENSFESLLLKSSADIGALFIDGFGDGIFIQNKIEENSDTNPEKINSFSFGILQACRVRTTKTEYISCPSCGRTLFDLQTATAKIRNKAGHLKGLKIGVMGCIVNGPGEMADADYGYVGTQKGKISLYKEHMVVKKNIPEENAVEELIALIKENGDWKEC
- the mnmD gene encoding tRNA (5-methylaminomethyl-2-thiouridine)(34)-methyltransferase MnmD, with amino-acid sequence MNKYKIITSDDGSNTIFLPEYNESYHSTFGAIQESMHVFIKSGFLEIEKQEISVFELGFGTGLNTLLTFIEAEKLGKSIDYHAIELFPLKKELVKQLNYCKLLSQECDQIFNKIHEVAWNQSVAISDNFSLTKIIANFENFEFAEKIDLFYFDAFAPEVQPELWTNSIFERVFDNMNKNGILTTYSCKGSVKRALKSAGFQIEKIPGPKGKREILRARKM